One Oreochromis niloticus isolate F11D_XX linkage group LG16, O_niloticus_UMD_NMBU, whole genome shotgun sequence genomic window carries:
- the nxph2a gene encoding neurexophilin-2, with protein sequence MSPLQTFLLFFLLHQVSCRKVHGGVTELIEWRDSDNEQKISPTGASPRILNPLRLFARGSPEFKSNIREMTYLHNMEDFWDWLSNQTDVQGAQARTKRRPIVKTGKFKKMFGWGDFHSNIKTVKLNLLITGKIVDHGNGTFSVYFRHNSTGLGNVSVSLVPPSKVVEFEIAQQSTLETKDTKSFNCRIEYEKTDRNKKTALCSFDPSKVCYQEQTQSHVSWLCSKPFKVICIYIAFYSVDYKLVQKVCPDYNYHSDTPYSSTG encoded by the exons ATGAGTCCTCTGCAAACattcttgttgtttttcctcCTGCACCAG GTCTCGTGCAGGAAAGTGCATGGAGGAGTCACAGAACTCATCGAGTGGAGGGACAGCGATAATGAACAGAAGATATCTCCCACCGGGGCCAGTCCACGGATCCTCAACCCCCTGCGTTTGTTTGCCAGGGGCTCCCCCGAGTTCAAGAGTAACATAAGGGAAATGACATATTTACACAACATGGAGGACTTTTGGGACTGGTTATCTAACCAGACAGATGTTCAGGGCGCACAGGCCAGAACTAAGCGCAGACCCATCGTCAAGACTGGCAAATTCAAAAAGATGTTTGGTTGGGGAGACTTCCACTCCAACATCAAGACTGTCAAACTCAACTTGCTGATCACAGGAAAGATTGTGGACCACGGGAACGGCACCTTTAGCGTTTACTTCCGCCACAACTCCACAGGTTTGGGGAATGTGTCGGTGAGCTTGGTGCCACCTTCCAAGGTGGTGGAGTTTGAGATCGCCCAGCAGTCCACACTGGAGACCAAAGACACCAAATCTTTCAACTGTCGCATTGAATATGAGAAGACGGATCGCAATAAGAAGACTGCCTTGTGCAGCTTTGATCCATCCAAGGTGTGCTATCAGGAGCAGACGCAGAGCCATGTGTCATGGTTATGCTCAAAACCCTTCAAAGTCATATGCATCTATATAGCCTTTTACAGTGTAGACTATAAACTGGTCCAGAAGGTATGCCCTGACTACAACTACCACAGTGACACACCTTACTCCTCAACAGGGTGA